A stretch of DNA from Yoonia sp. BS5-3:
TAAATCACATCGGGCAGATCGCCCGCCGCAAACGCAGCCGTTGCACGGGTGCCCAGATCAGTTTCTGAGACTGGGATCACTTCGACCGTATGGCCCGTGGCCGCCTCAAACTCGGCGGCCATCGCTTCTTGCCGGGCAAGGCGTTCGGGCTGCTCCTCAATTGTCCAAAACCGCAGTGTTTCGGCGGATAAGGCCGTCGCTGATAGGGCAACAGCCATGGCTGCACCTGCACGTAGATATGACATCTTGCTAATCTTCATATTTTCCTCCCGTTTGTATGTCTTAATTTGTCTTTAGGCTACGGGGCAGGGCCCCGTTGATCCGCGTTGAATAAAGGTCGCCGAAACAGTCTCGCGCAGCTCTTCTGCCGGCGCGCCCTGGATGCGCATGATCAAAAGGGCGGCAAGCTTTGCACCCGCTTGTTTGTTGTCGACAGAAAACGTGGTCAGCGGTGGGCGCAGATGGGTCCCCTCCAGAATGCCATCATATCCAATGATAGATAAATCGCGGCCGATCGACAATTTGCGATCCGCAGCCGTCTGATAGACGCCCAACGCAACTTGATCGAGGGCGCAGATAATCGCTGTGGGGGTATGCGGCATATCAAGTAAGCGTGATGCGGCTTGGGCACCTTCCTCCATCGTGACAGCGTTTTCTACAATAAGGTTGTGGTCAACTTCCAGGCCAGCCTGCGCCATGCCTTGGGCAAACCCATCGCCGCGTAGCTTGGCGTATGTATATTGTGTGCCGCCATTCACAAAGCCGATCCGGCTGTGTCCCAATGCGGCCAAATGCAAAACGGCGTCACGCATGGCGTCTTCACCGCGAATATCGAACCAACTGCATTCATCCGCGTCATCTTGTCGGCCAAAAAGAACAAAAGGCACTGTTGCGGCGCGCAGCAAAGCGACACGTGGATCATTGACCATCGACCGGGGTAAAATAAAACCATCCGCTTTGCGCTCGCGCAAAAGCGCGCGGATCGTCTCGGTTAAATGGGCGTCGCTGTCAGCGGATGCGACGGTCAGGGTGTAGCCCGCTGTCGTGGCGCCCTCGGACAGGCCGGCCAGAAATTCGGCCAGGAATGGACGCTGTGCATCGTGATCGGCCAGCTGCAGCACCAGGCCAAGGGATCTTGTGCGGCCGGTCCTGATCGCCTGCGCTTGGCTGAGTGGTTGATAGTTCATCTGCTCGGCCATGCGTTTGACGCGCAGCTGGGTGGCCTGCGAAATATCGGGATAGCCATTCATGGCGCGGGACACGGTCGATTTTGTCAAATTCAACGCCGCAGCGACATCGCTGATGGTCACACGGGTAACAGATCTTTCGGCGGGCATAATTGCGGATTTCTGTGACATGTCTTTGTCTCCCCCGACTCAAGGTGATGTCCGAAACCGGTTTCGGCAAGATTTATGTGAATTATTTCTGGACGACCTTAGGGTCACAAATATTATTTGGAATCAATACTTTAATTCGTTTCGGTTACTTCTTTACGCGGGTAAAAATTGTTCCCGCGACGAAAACGAAGGTTAACGAAGAATTAATTCCTGAGCCAACGCGTAACACCTGTGGACCGGCCAAAACGGCACGGAATAACGAGTTATCAAAGGATACGATCATGCCTCGTCAAACCTTCCCATCCCTCTCTTCGCTGGCTGTCAGCAACCGCAAACGCACCATTTCATATGTCGCGCTGACGCTTGGAATCATCAGCTATCAACCCGCCGCCGCGCAGCAGGCCGTGGTGGTCAGCGATGGGGACATCGTAACCGATACTGTGATCCTCGACGGGGATGGCGACAGCCTTGATGTTCAGGTTGGTGGTCAGATCGCCACGACAGGTGACAATAACGATGGGGTCATTGCCGAGGGTGCAAATGTGACCCTCGACAACGCGGGCGAGATCACAACTGCCGGTGACGGGGCTGATGCCATTCAAAGTAACGGGGCAGACGCCATCATTACCAATGATGGCCTGGTTGAGACCCTTGGCGACAACAGCGCCGGAATCGTGGCCACCGGCGATGGGTCGGTTGTTACCAACGCCGGTGAGGTATCAACCAATGGCGATAACGCCCACGGTATTGTGGTCAGCGCGGATTTTGATGCGCAGGATGTCGAAGACATTCTTGATGAGGACGGTAATTTTGATGCCGCTGCCTTTGACGCGCAGGCGATCAACGCCGAAGACGCAACCATCTCGACATTGGGCGACGGCGCCGATGGGATTGTTGTCAGCGGGGCCAATGGGGCTGCGCTGAACCAAGGCCTTGTTGAAACAGTTGACGAAGATGCCGAGGGGATTGTGGCCTCTGGTGACGGGGCGATTGCAATCAACACAGGTGATATCAACACGCAAGGTGAGGATGCCGAAGGTATTTTGGCAGATGGTCAGGGCGCCGTTGTGGTCAATCTTGGGAGCATTGATACCAGCGGTACGGATGCGGCCGGGATCGAGGCCGATGGCGATGATGCACTTGTCCTGAACGCGGGCAGTATTTCCACAACCGGTGAGGACTCCGAAGGTATCCGTGCAGGCGGGGCAAATGCTGTTGTCGGAAATGTAGCCGATGTGACAACCACAGGCGACAATGCCGAAGGCATTGTGGCCAATGGGGAAAATGCGCAGGTCGTCAATGATGGCGCGATTACAACGTCGGGGGATGCCGCGGAAGGGATCGAAGCAAATGGCAACGGTGCCAGTGTCACATCTACAGCCGCCATTGAAACCCAAGGCGCAGGTGCGGAAGGGATCATCGCAGGTGGTGATGCGGCGCAAGTGACCAATGCCGATCAGATCATAACCTCAGGTAGCGACGCCGAAGGCATTGAAATTGGTGGGGACACGGCCCTTGCAACCAACACCGCAGATGGGGCGATCACCACAACCGGCCAAAGCGCCGACGCGATTCTGGCCAATGGTGAAAATGCAGAGGTACAGAACGCAGGATTGCTATCGACCCAAGGGGACAATGCGAGCGGTATTTCCCTTCAGGGCGCGGGCTCGGTCGCGACAAACCAGGGCAATATCAGCACAACTGGTGAAGATGCCGACGGTATCCTGGTTCAGGCCGGCGGTGCCGAGGTCACGAACGAAGAGCAAATCACAACCACCGGGATCGATGCGCAAGGGATCAGCGTGGATGGGTCCGATGCGATCGTCGTGAACACAGCCGATGGCACCATCCAGACCTCAGGTGGCAGCGCGCAGGGTATCAAGGTCCAAGGGGATGCGGCCGTAGTCAGCAATCTTGGTTTGGTCGCAACATCGGGCGACAGCGCCGATGGCATCGAAATCACAGGCGATGATGCGCTTGTGACAAACGAAGGATCGATCACAACCACCGGCACGGATGGGAACGGGATCAGTGTGATTGGCGATAATGCCAATGTGACAAACGTAGCGGATGGGGAAATCCGTACAACTGGGGAAGGCGGCACAGGTATCGCGGTCAACGGTGCAGACGCCGTGATTAACAATCAG
This window harbors:
- a CDS encoding LacI family DNA-binding transcriptional regulator, with amino-acid sequence MSQKSAIMPAERSVTRVTISDVAAALNLTKSTVSRAMNGYPDISQATQLRVKRMAEQMNYQPLSQAQAIRTGRTRSLGLVLQLADHDAQRPFLAEFLAGLSEGATTAGYTLTVASADSDAHLTETIRALLRERKADGFILPRSMVNDPRVALLRAATVPFVLFGRQDDADECSWFDIRGEDAMRDAVLHLAALGHSRIGFVNGGTQYTYAKLRGDGFAQGMAQAGLEVDHNLIVENAVTMEEGAQAASRLLDMPHTPTAIICALDQVALGVYQTAADRKLSIGRDLSIIGYDGILEGTHLRPPLTTFSVDNKQAGAKLAALLIMRIQGAPAEELRETVSATFIQRGSTGPCPVA